GGCTGTCAATCAGCATGTCACCGGACACTTCGACCTTACGGCGAACGGCCAGCTTGCGCCCCTCGTTATCGGCATCAGGTAAAACAATTGTTCCCGGTGGAATACGGTTCGCCAGAAGATCTTCGGCAGACACATTATGATTGACCAGATGGAACGTCATTTTTGCGGTCTTACCCAACAAGCGTTTCACATCTTCCGGGTTATCAATACCAGGCAACTGAATGAGAATACGTTCATCCCCCTGGCGCTGAATATTTGGCTCTTTTGTTCCTGTTTCATCAATACGGCGGCGTACGATTTCAATGGATTGCTCAACGGCAGAACGTTTTGCTTTGATAATCGCATCTTCGGTTAAGGTAATGGAGATCGCGCCCCCTTCCTTAACTGTTTCAGCGCCATTATCGATCTTGCGAACCAGATCATACGCCTTTTCGACCTGTTCAGGCTTTTTGATTTGAACGCGCACAACACCGTCTTTTACCCCAAGCCCTGTATAGCGAATACGTTCACTACGCAGTGAGGAACGAACCGCATCGACAATGGCAACAAGGCGTTCATTAATAACCGTCTGGGCTTCGACCTCCAAAAGAAGGTGAGAGCCACCTTGAAGATCAAGGCCAAGACTGATTTGCTGATTAGGGAGCCATCCCGGTAGATTATCCGTCGTGGTGCGATCAAGCATGTTGGGCGCAGCAAATGCCACGCCCAACAAACAAACCACAGCCACAAGGGCAATTTTCCATTTGGCGAAGTAGACCATCTTTTTCGGTCCCTTCCTTTATATGTTCGTGGTTAGTCTTTCTTTGCGCCGAAGAGTTTCTTCAGACCGCCTTTTTCTTCAGCAGGCTCCGCAGAGTCATTTGCTGCTTCCGGGGCATCGCCTTCGTCTTTTGCAGGTTCTGTTTTGCTTGTCACCTGTGCGATCATTTCACGGCGAACTTTCACAACAGTGTCATGCGCAATTTCAACGGAAACTTCAGTGTCGCTATCAACTTTTGTCACCTTACCGATGATGCCACCGCTGGTTACGATGCTATCACCGCGACGGATGGCTTCCAACATTGCCTTATGTTCTTTAGCGCGCTTTTGCTGCGGACGGATCATTAGGAAATAGAAAACAACAAAGATCAGAATAAGCGGCAAAAACTGTGCAATACCTGCTTCGGCACCACCTGCTGCTTGAGCATAAGCCGGAGAAATGAGCATTGAAAACTCCATTGGTTAGATAAAAACTGTAGATGGGCAAGCCCAAACTTGCGCGGGACTATACAATGTGATGTTTACATTTTCTATATGAATCCTTAGCCTTATCTGACTTTTTTATGATCTTGAGGGTGTTATGAGTGAACTGCAAATCCAGTCTGTCCTGCAACGTATTGCCGATGCTCTTGAGCGACAATCGCCTAAACATGTTGTTGATCATGATCTGGACCAAGCAAATGCCTATATCTGGAATGCACAAATTCAGGGCCTTCATCCTGTGCACACTGTGAATCACATTGCGCTGAATATGCTGCAAGGCATTGATTTACAAAAAGATATCTTGCTTAAAAACACACAGCAGTTTGCCGAAGGTTTCAGCGCAAATAATGCCCTTCTTTGGGGTGCACGCGGTACGGGGAAAAGCTCTATCGTCAAGGCTGTTCATGCCCATATCAATGAAAAAACGCCTGATAGTTTGATCCTCATTGAAATCCATCGTGAAGATTTATCTTCCATGCCTGATTTGCTGAAAGTCCTCAGTTCAACCCAAAAACGCTGTGTCCTTTATTGTGATGATCTATCTTTTGATGACAATGACACGTCCTACAAGTCTCTTAAAGCTGTCTTGGAAGGCGGAATCGAAGGACGCCCGGAAAATGTGATTTTCTATGCGACCTCTAATCGTCGTCACCTGATGCCACGAGATATGATTGAAAATGAACGTTCAACCGCGATCCATGCCTCAGAAGCGGTTGAAGAAAAAGTATCCCTTTCTGATCGTTTCGGGTTGTGGCTTGGGTTTCACAATATGGACCAAGAGACTTATTTTGCAGCTATTCGTGGCTATATTGAGAAATACGAACTCAATATCAGTGAAGAAAACTGGAAAGCTGAAGCCATTGAATGGACAGTAACCCGTGGCGGACGCTCAGGTCGTGTGGCGTGGCAATATATTCAGGATCTGGCCGGACGTTTAAAACAAAAAATCACCTAATCCCAAAGGACTATTTAGGAGACTTAAGCTTAACTTGTTTGGTTTGTGGCTTATACTTTTACACACTTGCTGGTTTATATCCGCTTTCCTATAAGGTCTCAAAAAAGCGGATAAGAGCAACGTGGCTATTTGGCGCATATTTATATTTGGATTTTGCTGTGTATTTTCCTTAATAGTTGGGAATACAAATGCTTATGCTTGTCCAACCTCTCCAAACAAGGTTTTGATGGTTCATTCTCAAAAAGGTGAACCTTATGATTCCTTCACACTTCCTTTTTTCAATGCATTTTTCACAGGCGCTCAAAAAGTTCGCTTTGAACATGTGGTCTTGAATAATCACGAAAAATATCTGGACCGTTATCTCGCCCAAAAGAAGCCTGCACATATCTGTGCGGTTGTTGCGGTTGGTACAGTTGCCTTGCGGGCAATTCGGGATCAAAAAATCATTCCTGATCACATTCCTGTCATTTTTGGTGCTGTAACGGACCCGATAGGTGAAAAGGTTATTTCCAGTTTTGAACAGCCCCAAAAGGGGCGTTTTACAGGCGTCGCTTTTTCCGTCCATATTAAAGACAGGCTACGCTATATGCGTAAGGTCTTTCCTCAGGCCAAAAAAATCGGTGTGATCTATACCACGATGCCCCAATCAATCAGCTTTAAGAAATGGTTGATGGCCTTAAAAGATGATCCTGAGTTTCATGATCTGGAATTCCTGTATCGTCGCGTTGGTATGCGCACACAAAAAAATGGCCCGCAAAAGATGGTTAAAGATGCCAAGCTGCCTATCCTGTCTTTAAAAGATAAGGTTGATATCTTTTTATCGCCAAGTGACCAAATGGGGATCTTGCCTGAATTTGCACAATATGTTGTTCAGTTAACCAATAAACCTGTGTTTGGCCTTGCTAAAAAAGATGTCACAGCACATAGGGCTGCTGTGGCTTCGGTTTATCCGGATATGGAGGCAAGTGGTGAAATTGCCGCAACAATGCTTCAAGGCGTTTTAGCAGGAAAACCAATCTCTGATTTCACACCAAAACGCCCTCAGTCCCTTAAAGTTTTTAACGAGCGCACAGCACGCCTGTTTAATCTGAAAAAGCCAGATTAAACATCCAGCTCACACCAGACAGGCGTGTGATCTGAAGCTTTTTCCCATCCGCGCGGTGTTTTATCAATATGGGAATCCACGAGCATATCTGCGGCATGCGGGGATAATAAAAGATGATCAATCAAAACACCGTGGTCTTTATTCCATCCCCCACCCCGGTAATCCCACCAGGAAAACTGGCCGGGTTCTGGGTGGTAAAGCTTAAATGAATTGGTCAATCCCATATTCAGGTGCTGGCGATACAGGCGTCGACCTTCTTCGCGACAAATAGCGTCCCCGCCCATTTTGGCAATATCATACACATCGCCATTATCCGGTGCGACGTTATAGTCCCCGCCCAGCACAAAAGGAATTTCTTCTGACAAAAGGTCTTTTGTCCGCTTGATCACACGTTCCATAAAGCCAAGCTTATAGGTGAATTTTTCAGAATCGACCGGATTACCATTGGGGAAATAGATCGAAGCGACACGTATCCCCCCTGTATCCGCCTCAATATATCGAGACTGAATATCCTCTTCATCACCCGGTAGCTTATCTAAAACAACGTTGATTTCCTGTTTAGAGAGAATGGCCACACCATTAAAAGATTTTTGCCCGACAAATTCTGTGTAATAGCCAAGCTCTTTCAATTCCAGTAAAGGAACGGCGTCCCCCGGTGTTTTTAATTCTTGTAAAAGTGCTACATCGGGGTCGAAATCTTTTAACCAGCGTAACAAATGTTCCCTACGGGCATTGATGCCATTTACATTCCAAGTCGCAATCTTCACGGAATTCTCCATTGAGTCTGTGTTTGGAGATAACATATACTGTCCCTATGAAGTTTCCATCATTCCTTTTCAGTTTTTTGGTCTTTTTTATCCTCGCCTCTGGGGAGCAACAGGCATGGGCGAAAAATGGCTGGCCCAAATGTCCAGAAAATGGCCGTAATGTTGAGATTTTCATGGAAACCTCTATGGGAGACCTGAAATATCATAAAGGTCTCAATTCTCGCCAGCTTTCCAAAATGCGTGGCAATGTTGGACGTCGTTTAGGCCCCATGTGGATTCCTACGGGACTTACGGTTGCTGATGAAAATTATCACCTGAAAACCGGCACAAAAATCTACCAGTTGGGCCGGGGACGCTTTTGTGCTGTTTTAGAATCTGCACAGCTGTTTATCGGCTATCGTAATATTGATGTCTATATCAGTAATAAATATCGCCAAGGGTCCTGCGAGCATGACTCCATCCTCAACCACGAAAACGTCCATGTGCAGATTTTCCGCGATACACTTTACAAACATGCTGGCGGGATTGAACGCGCCATTCGTAAAAAAGCGCCACGTATTGGGCCAGTCTATCTGCGTTCAGCCAATGCAGCAGCGAACAAGCTGCAACGTTTATTAGATGCACAAATCCGCCCACTTTTTAAACGGATGTCATCAGACATCAGCCGAAAAAATGCGCGGATTGATACGAAAGCAAACTATCGCCGTGAACAGGCCATGTGTCAGGACTGGTAATTTAAACGGAAAAACTGCTGCCACAGCCACATTCAGACGTGGCGTTAGGGTTTTTCATCTGAAAGCTTGAGCCCATTAAGTCTGTGACATAATCAAGTTCTGATCCTTCAACAAAAGGCATAGATGCCTCATCGACCAACACATCAATCTCACCAAATGTGAAAACCTGATCATCGTCTTTGACTTGATCATCCAGACTAAAGTTATAGGAAAAGCCGGAACAGCCCCCAGAAGTGATCATGATACGCAGTTTCAGGTTTGGATTTCCTTCCGATGCAATAAGCTTTTCAACCTGCTTTGCGGCATTTTCCGTTAAACCGACTTGAGACATGTGGAAACTCCATAAATAAAACTGTTTGATCCTTTATGTAATCTAACAAACAGATTTGTCAAACCCATTGCATCAAAAGCACGTCAAGGTTACCTTCTTGCCCATGAGTGAATTAATTACATTAGCCCCTTATGCCTGCCTCCCCCAAGACAGTCGTGGGCGATATCACCCGGAACCGGAAAGCACGACACGCAGCTGTCATCAACGCGACCGTGATCGCATCATCCATTCCGCGGCCTTTCGACGTCTTCAATATAAAACACAGGTTTTCGTCAACCATGAAGGTGATTTTTTCAGGACGCGCCTGACACACTCACTGGAAGTTGCCCAGATTGCCCGAACGGTTTGTCGTTATCTTGATCTCAATCAGGAACTGGCTGAATCCCTCGCCCTTGCCCACGATTTGGGTCATCCGCCCTTTGGTCATGCCGGGGAAGATGCCTTGGACGAGGCCCTAGCCCCTTACGGTGGGTTTGATCATAACGCCCAGTCCTTGCGTGTGGTCAGCGAGCTGGAACAACGCTACGCCGATTTTGACGGGCTGAACCTGACTTGGGAATGTGTGGAAGGTGTGGTCAAACATAACGGGCCGTTACGTGGTCCCAATTCCACCCACGCCAAACCTGTGCCCCAGGCCATTGTCGATTATGACGCTCATGTGGTTGACCTTGATCTTGATAATTATTCGTCACTTGAGGCCCAAATCGCAGCCCTTTCAGACGATATTGCCTATAATAACCATGACATCGATGATGCGCTTCGTGCCCGTCTTATTCGAATCGAAGACTTAAAGGATGTCCCTGTTGTGGGCGAAACCTTCCATGATGTGGCCAAACAATATCCTGATTTGGATGAATCGCGCCTGATTTATGAGGCCGTGCGCCGCCTTATTGGCGATATGGTCAACGATCTCTTGCAGGAAACCCAATCACGCATTAAAGATGCGGCACCAAAAGATGTTGGGGATATTCGCAATGCAGGCAGGGCAACGGCCAGTTTTTCTGAACGTATTCAGAAATGTGACCGGGAATTGAAAGCCTTTATGTTTGAAAATGTTTATCGTCACTACAAAATCAATCGGATGACATCTAAGGCCCGCCGGGTGGTGCAAGACCTCTTCACCCTATTTATGGCGGAACCCAATTGTCTTCCGACTGAATGGTACAAACTCACCGATGGCAAGCCTTCGGAAAAAACGGCGAAAGTCGTTGCCGATTATATTGCCGGAATTACAGATCGTTACGCGTTGGATGAACATTCCCGTTTGTTTGATGTACAGGCCAGAAACTCATGAATTTTTTTAAATCTTTTCATAACGATATTTCAGCAATCGTCACCAAGCTTTCTTCTGAAGGCAAACTACCCGAAGGTATGGACCCGTCCCGCCTGACCTGTGAGCCCCCGCGCGATGCCTCCCATGGGGATGTGGCAACAAACGCCGCCATGGTGTTGTGTAAACAAGCCAAGATGAAGCCGCGTGATTTGGCAGACATTCTGGCCGAAGAAATCAAAAACATTGACCATGTGGTTTCTGTTGATGTAGCTGGCCCCGGCTTTATCAATATCAAACTGGCAACTGAATTCTGGCACGCGCGTTTGCGTGATGTTTTGGCCGCAGGTACCAACTGGGGGGACTCAGATATGGGGTCCGGCCAGTCCATTAATGTTGAATATGTCTCTGCCAACCCGACAGGCCCCATGCATGTGGGCCATGGTCGAGGTGCCGTTGTTGGGGATGCGCTTGCTCTCTTGCTTTCAAAGGCAGGCTTTAACGTAACCAAAGAATATTATATCAATGATGCTGGGGCTCAGGTTGATGTCCTCGCCCGTTCAGCTTATCTGCGTTATCGCGAAGCCTTTGGTGAAACCATTGAAATCCCAGAAGGTCTTTACCCCGGTGACTATCTTGTCGGCGTGGGCAAGCAGCTGAAAGAGAAATTCGGTGATCAATGGCTCAATGCGGATGAAAGCGAGTGGCTGGCAGAAATCCGTCAATTCTCCATCGATGCAATGATGGGCTTGATCCGTAATGACTTGGCAGCCCTTGGTGTTCAACATGATGTATTTTCGTCTGAGCGCGAACTGGTTGAAAACGATATGGTGGGTAAAGCCATCAAATATCTTGAAGACCGCGATCTAGTGTATACAGGTGTGCTGGAACCGCCGAAAGGCAAAAAGCCCGATGATTGGGAACCACGCCCGCAATTACTGTTTAAAGCCACGGACTTTGGCGATGATGTGGATCGCCCATTGAAAAAGTCTGATGGCTCCAACACGTATTTTGCCAACGATATTGCTTATCACTTTGATAAATTCAGCCGTGGTGCTGATCAGATGATTGATATCTTTGGGGCTGATCATGGTGGCTATGTTAAACGTATGAAAGCTGCCGTAAAAGCCATGTCTGAGGGCAAAGGTGATCTGGATATCAAACTGGCCCAAATGGTCAATTTGATGGAAAATGGCGAGCCTGTGAAAATGTCAAAACGTGCAGGCACATTTGTGACCTTGCGCGATGTGATTGACAAGGTGGGTAAAGACGTTGTGCGCTTTATCATGCTGACACGAAAATCCGATGCCCAGCTGGAATTTGATTTTGCCAAGGTGGTAGAACAATCCAAAGACAACCCGGTTTTCTATGTACAATATGCCCATGCACGTTGTTATTCTGTTTTCCGCAAAAGTGCAGAAGAAATGCCGTCTGTCAGCATGGATATTGAGAACTTGAATTCTGCGGACCTGTCTTTGCTGGATGATGAATCTGAACTGGCCTTGATGCGCCTGATGGCTGAATGGCCACGCTTGGTTGAAGCCGCAGCAGAAAGTCATGAGCCCCATCGTATTACATATTTCCTTTACGATTTGGCTTCAGAATTCCATTCTCTTTGGAACAAGGGGACAGGAAATGTTCAATTGCGTTTCCTGCATTCAGATAACGAAGCCCTGACAAAATCGCGTCTTGCACTGCTGAAGGCGGTTTCTTTGGTCATTGCTTCTGGTCTGAACACATTGGGTGTAGAACCGCGTGAGGAGTTGCGTTAATGCCGCACAGGGATGATTTTGACGATGATTTGATGGATCCGTCCTCGGATGCCTATGATTACAAGCCAGTCTCAAGCGATGAAGGCGGCAAAGGAAAGGCGGTAAAACTTTTCCTTG
This sequence is a window from Terasakiella sp. SH-1. Protein-coding genes within it:
- the yajC gene encoding preprotein translocase subunit YajC, whose amino-acid sequence is MLISPAYAQAAGGAEAGIAQFLPLILIFVVFYFLMIRPQQKRAKEHKAMLEAIRRGDSIVTSGGIIGKVTKVDSDTEVSVEIAHDTVVKVRREMIAQVTSKTEPAKDEGDAPEAANDSAEPAEEKGGLKKLFGAKKD
- a CDS encoding ATP-binding protein: MSELQIQSVLQRIADALERQSPKHVVDHDLDQANAYIWNAQIQGLHPVHTVNHIALNMLQGIDLQKDILLKNTQQFAEGFSANNALLWGARGTGKSSIVKAVHAHINEKTPDSLILIEIHREDLSSMPDLLKVLSSTQKRCVLYCDDLSFDDNDTSYKSLKAVLEGGIEGRPENVIFYATSNRRHLMPRDMIENERSTAIHASEAVEEKVSLSDRFGLWLGFHNMDQETYFAAIRGYIEKYELNISEENWKAEAIEWTVTRGGRSGRVAWQYIQDLAGRLKQKIT
- a CDS encoding ABC transporter substrate binding protein, whose protein sequence is MVHSQKGEPYDSFTLPFFNAFFTGAQKVRFEHVVLNNHEKYLDRYLAQKKPAHICAVVAVGTVALRAIRDQKIIPDHIPVIFGAVTDPIGEKVISSFEQPQKGRFTGVAFSVHIKDRLRYMRKVFPQAKKIGVIYTTMPQSISFKKWLMALKDDPEFHDLEFLYRRVGMRTQKNGPQKMVKDAKLPILSLKDKVDIFLSPSDQMGILPEFAQYVVQLTNKPVFGLAKKDVTAHRAAVASVYPDMEASGEIAATMLQGVLAGKPISDFTPKRPQSLKVFNERTARLFNLKKPD
- the xth gene encoding exodeoxyribonuclease III, translated to MKIATWNVNGINARREHLLRWLKDFDPDVALLQELKTPGDAVPLLELKELGYYTEFVGQKSFNGVAILSKQEINVVLDKLPGDEEDIQSRYIEADTGGIRVASIYFPNGNPVDSEKFTYKLGFMERVIKRTKDLLSEEIPFVLGGDYNVAPDNGDVYDIAKMGGDAICREEGRRLYRQHLNMGLTNSFKLYHPEPGQFSWWDYRGGGWNKDHGVLIDHLLLSPHAADMLVDSHIDKTPRGWEKASDHTPVWCELDV
- the erpA gene encoding iron-sulfur cluster insertion protein ErpA, giving the protein MSQVGLTENAAKQVEKLIASEGNPNLKLRIMITSGGCSGFSYNFSLDDQVKDDDQVFTFGEIDVLVDEASMPFVEGSELDYVTDLMGSSFQMKNPNATSECGCGSSFSV
- a CDS encoding deoxyguanosinetriphosphate triphosphohydrolase — protein: MSELITLAPYACLPQDSRGRYHPEPESTTRSCHQRDRDRIIHSAAFRRLQYKTQVFVNHEGDFFRTRLTHSLEVAQIARTVCRYLDLNQELAESLALAHDLGHPPFGHAGEDALDEALAPYGGFDHNAQSLRVVSELEQRYADFDGLNLTWECVEGVVKHNGPLRGPNSTHAKPVPQAIVDYDAHVVDLDLDNYSSLEAQIAALSDDIAYNNHDIDDALRARLIRIEDLKDVPVVGETFHDVAKQYPDLDESRLIYEAVRRLIGDMVNDLLQETQSRIKDAAPKDVGDIRNAGRATASFSERIQKCDRELKAFMFENVYRHYKINRMTSKARRVVQDLFTLFMAEPNCLPTEWYKLTDGKPSEKTAKVVADYIAGITDRYALDEHSRLFDVQARNS
- the argS gene encoding arginine--tRNA ligase; translation: MNFFKSFHNDISAIVTKLSSEGKLPEGMDPSRLTCEPPRDASHGDVATNAAMVLCKQAKMKPRDLADILAEEIKNIDHVVSVDVAGPGFINIKLATEFWHARLRDVLAAGTNWGDSDMGSGQSINVEYVSANPTGPMHVGHGRGAVVGDALALLLSKAGFNVTKEYYINDAGAQVDVLARSAYLRYREAFGETIEIPEGLYPGDYLVGVGKQLKEKFGDQWLNADESEWLAEIRQFSIDAMMGLIRNDLAALGVQHDVFSSERELVENDMVGKAIKYLEDRDLVYTGVLEPPKGKKPDDWEPRPQLLFKATDFGDDVDRPLKKSDGSNTYFANDIAYHFDKFSRGADQMIDIFGADHGGYVKRMKAAVKAMSEGKGDLDIKLAQMVNLMENGEPVKMSKRAGTFVTLRDVIDKVGKDVVRFIMLTRKSDAQLEFDFAKVVEQSKDNPVFYVQYAHARCYSVFRKSAEEMPSVSMDIENLNSADLSLLDDESELALMRLMAEWPRLVEAAAESHEPHRITYFLYDLASEFHSLWNKGTGNVQLRFLHSDNEALTKSRLALLKAVSLVIASGLNTLGVEPREELR